The Gemmatimonadota bacterium DH-78 region GCAGTTCGCCCCGCGCGAGGGCCGGTTTGAGCATGTTCGACGCGTCGATGGCCCCTTCCGCCGCGCCGGCACCCACCAGGGTGTGCAGCTCGTCGATGAAGAGGATCACGGTCTGGTTCTGCTGAATCTCGTTCATGACCGCCTTGAGCCGCTCCTCGAACTGACCGCGGTACTTCGTGCCCGCGATCACGGCGGCCATGTCGAGGGCCAGCACCCGGTGGTCCTTGAGCGCCTCGGTCACCTCGCCCTTCGAGATCAGCTGGGCGAGCCCCTCCACGATGGCGGTCTTGCCCACGCCCGGCTCCCCGATGAGGACCGGGTTGTTCTTCTTGCGGCGGCAGAGGATCTCGATCACCCGCTCGATCTCGGACGCCCGCCCGATGGTGGGGTCGAGCTTGCCCTGACGCGCGAGTTCGGTGAGGTCGCGGCAGAAGTGATCGAGGGCCGGGGTCTTCGACTTCTTCTCACCCGACTTGCCCCCCGACACCGGGGTGGCACCGGTGGGTGCACCGCCGATCCCCGCCGGCTCCGAAGGCGAGACGTCGGATCCGAGCACCTTCAGCGTCTCGGCGCGCGCCTCTTCGAGGGTGACGTCCAGGCTGTTCAGCACCTGAGCCGCGATGCCCTTCTCCTCGCGCAGCAGACCGAGCAGCAGGTGCTCGGTGCCCACGTAGGAGTGGCTGAAATCGCGGGCCTCGGCCATCGCGAACTCCAGTACCTTCTTGGCACGAGACGTGTAGGGAAGCTCTCCCAGGGCGATGGTGGCCTTGCCCTTGCGGACCGATTCTTCGACCCGCTCGTGAATCTGATCGAGATCCACGTCGAGATTGGTGAGCACGGCGGCAGCGACGCCCTCCCCTTCCCGGATCAGGCCGAGGAGGATGTGCTCGGTGCCGACATAGTCGTGCTGCAGGCGGATGGCCTCCTCGCGCGCCATGGCGAGGACCTTCCGGACACGGTCGGTGAAGTTGTAGTTCATCGGTCAGCTCGTACGTCGGTTCACGCGCCGGGCGCAGGACGTTCGTCGGAGGATTCGGGACCGTCCGGGGAGACGTCTCCTTCGGACCCCAGGATGCGCCGGACGAAGGCGGCTCGATGGGCGTCGCTCTCCGAGGGAGTCAGGTCGCGGCCCGCCGCCTCTTCCAGGTGGGCGGGCTGCGTGAAAATCATCAATTTATTGAGTGTGTATACTCGGAGTTCGGGGAGAAGTTTCAAGCTCACACCGAGCCGGACGCCGCTCAGGAGGTTCATCAACTCCTCGAACGAAAGGCTCCGTGCATAGCGAAGCAATCCGTACGCTCGCCAGATCTTGTCTTCGGTCACCGAACCCGCGTCGCGCAGCAGCACCTGCCGCGCTTCGCGCTCGTGCTGGATCACCTTTCGAACCACCTGGTCGAGGTGGTCCAGCAGATCTTCCTCGCTCTTTCCCAGTGTCGTCTGGTTGGAGATCTGAAAGAAGTTTCCCACCACCTCCGACCCCTCGCCGTAGAGCCCGCGGAAGGTCAGCCCCACCTGCCCCAGCGCGTGGAGCACCTTCGAGATCTCCTTGGTGAGCACCAGCCCCGGCAGGTGCACCAGCACGGAGGCGCGCAGCCCGGTGCCGGTGTTCGTCGGGCAGCTCGTGAGGAAGCCGAACTCGTGGTGGAAGGCATAGGGCAACTCGCGCCCGAGCTCCTCGTCGAGCCGGTCGACCTGGCTCCACGCCTCGCGAAGCCGAAGTCCCGACACCACCGACTGGAGCCTGAGGTGGTCCTCCTCGTTCACCATCACGTTGAGCGGGTGACGACCCGAGACCACCACGGCCGTGCCGTTGGCGGGGTCGGCATCGGCGCTCCCGATCAGTTCGCGCGAGGCGAGCCGCCGCTCGAGCAGGATCGTGCGGCGTCGCGCATCGAGATCCGGCATGTGCAGCACCGTCGCCCCCTCGAGGGAGTCGAGACGGTCGCTGTGCTGCCGCACCCGCGAGAGCACCGCTTCGCGATCGTTCACCCGGGCCCGCGGCCCGAAGGCGTGGCCCTGCAGGTTGCGCGCGAGGCGCACCCGGGTCGACAGCACGATCTCGGCGTGGTCGCCCGACGCGTCGAGCCAGTTCAGTCCGAGATCGGGCACCGCGTCGAAGGTGCTCACGTCACGCCCTCGGCCTCGAGGATCCGAATCTCGTCGCGGAGCCCGGCCGCCCGCTCGAAGTCCTCGGCGTCCACCGCCCGGCGCAACTGGCCCCGCAGGCCCTCCAGACGGCGCTCGAGCTGCGAGGCGGTGGGATCGGGCGGCAGATACACCTTGCCCACATGCTGGGTGCTGTTGTGGATGCGGCCCAGCAGCGCCCGCAGGTGCCCCTCGAAGGAGATGTAGCAGTGCGGGCACCCGAGTCGCCCCGCCTTCCGAAATCCCTGGAAGGTCAGGCCGCAGAAGCCGCACTTCTCGTCGACCGGCGCAGGAGCGGGAGCGGGCGATTCACCACCCATCTCCGCCAGAAACTCCTGGAGCGGAAACGACGCGGCCGGAGGGCCCTCGGTCTCGAGTCCCTTGGCGGCCGCGCACTGCTCGCACAGATGCAGGCTCGACATCTTGTTGTTGACGACCTGGGTGAGGTGGATGACCGCATCCGCCTCGCCGCAATTCTCACAATCCATACCGCCCTCCCACCGTCGGAGGTTGAGTCCAGAGCAGGTCTACGCCCGGGCGTCGCGTGAGGTCCACTCCGCCGCGCCCCGAGTCGAGCCTCGGCCATCCGAGCCCGGCGGGTTCAGAGGTGCCGGATCGCATCGACAGGCTGAAGGCGCGCCGCCCGCAGCGCCGGATAGAGGGTGGCGAGAAACGAGATGACGAGGCTCGCCGCCACGATCACCGCCACATCCGACAGCCGTACCGACACCGGGAGCCGGTCGACGAAGTACACCTCGGCCGGGATCCGGATCACCTCGTAGCGATCGAGCACCCAGCACGCCACCACGCCGAGAGTCGTACCCACCGCGGTTCCGACCACGCCGATCCAGGCGCCCTGGAGCACGAAGATCCGGAGGATGCCTCCGTCCGTCATGCCCATGGACTTGAGGATCCCGATCTCTCGGGTGCGGTCGGCAACCATCATCACCAGCGTCGAGACGATGTTGAAGGCGGCAACCACCACGATGAGAAAGAGGATCAGCCCCATCGCCAGCTTCTGGATCTTCAGCGAGGAGAAGAGCCCCGCGTTGGTGGTCACCCAGCTCATCACCACGTGGCGGGAGTCCAGCCGGTCGTCGAGCGCGTCGGCGAGTTCGGCCGCGGCGTCGGGATCGGCGATCTGGAGTCCCAGACCCGAAACCACGTCGTCGACATCGAGGTCGAGCAGCGCCTGAGCCGCCTCGAGCGTCGTGTAGACGTTGCGGGTGTCGTAGTCGTACATGCCCGTCTCGAAGGTGCCCGACACCTCGAAGAACCCCACGGCGGGTGACGGTAGCCCGCCCATTCTCTCCCGCAGATTCTCGAAGGCGAGTACGGTGATTCGGTCGCCCACCTCGAGTTGCAGGCGCTCGGCCACCCGATTGCCCAGCAGGATCGGCGGCATGCCCGAGGGGCGCGGCGCGAGATCGTACTCCCCCGAGTGGATCAGCGACTCCAGGGTCGTCCCCCCCGCGAATTCGGGATCCGTGGGGACTCCGTACAGATCCACCGCCCGCGAGTTGCCGTCGCGCACGATGCGGATCGACGAGAAGATGAACGGAGAGCCGGCCACCACGCCCGGGTGAGCGCGCGCGCTGTCGAGCACCGGGCGCCAGTCGGACATGCGCAGATCCGACCCGCTCTCGAAGATCGTGACGTGGGCGGTGGACGAGAGGATCTTCTCGCGCAGATCCTCCTGCATGCCCGACATGACCCCGGTCACCACCACGAGCGCACAGACGCCCACCGTGATGCCGGCCAGGGCGATCCCCGTGATCAGCGAGAGCAGACGCCCTCCCCGCCGACGCGCGGCGAGGTAGTGCCGGGCGATGAACCAGTCGAGGCGGAAGCGACCGCCGGAGGGTGGAGGGCTGCTCACGCCGACTCCAGACCGCCCTCGGTCAGGTGCAGCACCCGGTCGGCGCGGTCGGCGAGCTCGAGGTTGTGCGTCACCAGCACCATGCTCGTGCCCCGCTGCTCGCGAATGTCGAAGAGCAGATCGTGAAGGGACTGACTCGTGTGGTGGTCGAGGTTGCCCGAGGGCTCGTCGGCCAACAGCAGCAGCGGATCGTTCGCGAGCGCGCGCGCGACGGCCACCCGCTGCTGCTCGCCACCCGACATCTCGGTGGGCTTGTGATCGACCCGCGATTCGAGCCCCACCGCCGCCAGGAGGCCGCGCGCCACGGCGCGCTCGTCGGCCGGCCTCCCGCCCGCGATCAGTCGGGGCATCATCACGTTTTCCAGCGCCGTGAACTCTTTCAACAGGTGGTGGAACTGGAAGACGAAGCCGACGTGTCGGTTTCGCACGGCCGCGAGCTCGGTGGGCGCGAGGCCGGCGATCGAGGTGCCGCCGAGACGCACGTCTCCCTCGGTCGGAAGGTCGAGCGCTCCGATGATGTGCAGAAGGGTGCTCTTGCCCGCGCCGCTGGCCCCGATGATCGCCACCGCCTCCCCCGCCTCCACCGTCAGGGAGATGCCGCGCAGCACCTCCAGGGTGCCGCCCGCGGGCCCGGGGTAGCGCTTGTGCACGTCGACCGCCTCGAGAGGGGGCGCGGCCCGGCCCAGGGGGTCAGTCATCTCGGATCGCCTCGACGGGTTGGAGCTGGGAAGCCTGGATCGACGGGTGGATCGTGGCCACGAATGCCACCACCACACTCGCCGCCACGATGGTCAGCACATCGGTGAAATGGAGGGACACGGGCAGCCGATCGACGAAGTACACCTCGGGCGGGATCCGGATGATCTCGTAGCGGTCGATGAGCACGCACAGCAGCACGCCGAGCGCCGTGCCGACCGCCGTGCCGACCACGCCGATCCACGCTCCCTGAAGCACGAAGACCCGCAGGATGCCGCGATCGGTCATGCCCATCGACTTGAGGATTCCGATCTCGCGCGTGCGGTCGGCCACCACCATGACCAGGGTGGAGACGATGTTGAAGGCGGCCACGAGCACGATCAGGAAGAGCACGAGAAACATCGCCAGCTTCTCGAGTTTGAGCGCACTGAACAGCGCCGAGTTGCGGGTGCCCCACGTCTCCACCCGGTACTCGGCGCCCAGACGCTCCGAAAGGGCCGCGGCCGCCCGATCGGCGGCGTCGCCGTCGTCCAGCGCCACGCCGATTCCCGTCACCACGTCTGCGCCGAGGTCGAGCACCGCCTGGGTGGCCTCCATCGTCGTGTACGCGCGCCGCGTGTCGTACTCGTACATGCCGCTGCGGAAGACGCCGGTGACCTCGAAGCTCTGGATCTTCGGGATCATCGAACCGTCGTTGGTCGTCTGGAGGTTGTCGAAGGCGAGCAACTGCACGGTGTCGCCCCGAAAGAGCTGCATCGCGTCGGCGATTCCGCTCCCGAGCAGGATCGGAGGCAGCCCCGACGCCGGCGGCTCGAGGTCGTAGAAGCCCGCCTGGATTTCGCGCTCCATCTCGGTGCCGGGCTCGGGCACGCCCGACGGCACACCCACCAGGTCGGCCGGTCGGCTGTACTGACCGCGCCGAAGGTTCACCTGACTCACGAGAAAGGGGGTGGCCGAGCGTACCCCCTCGACCTCCCCGGCCGCCGCGGCCACCTCGGCCCAGCCCGGGATGCGGCCGTCGCCGTCGGTCTCGACGGTCACGTGGTAGGCGCCCGACAGGATCTTCGAGCGCAGGTCTTCCTGCATGCCGGTCATGACGGCGATCACCACGATCAGGGCCGTCACGCCCACCGTCACACCGCCGAGCGAGATCCAGGTGATGAACGACAGCAGCGCGCCCCCGCGCCGCGCCGACAGGTATCGACGCGCGAGGAACCAGTCGAACCGCAGGCCGCCGTCCACCGTGCGCTACTCCTCGCTCCGGAGCACCGGAAAGAGGATCACGTCGCGGATCGTCGGCCGGTCGGCGAGCAGCATCACGAGGCGATCGATGCCCATGCCGAGGCCACCGGTGGGCGGGAGCCCGTACTCGAGCGCGCGGATGTAGTCGTCGTCCACCTGATGCGCCTCGTCGTCGCCGTCGGCCCGGAGCGAGGACTGCGCCTCGAAGCGCTCGCGCTGGTCGAGCGGGTCGTTGAGCTCGCTGAAGGCATTGGCCAGCTCCGCGCCGTGCACGTACAGCTCGAACCGCTCCACCACGCCTTCCGACTCCCGGTGGGGCTTGGCCAGGGGGCTCAGTTCGAGCGGATGATCGAGCACGAAGGTCGGCTGGATGAGCGAGGGCTCCACGAGCTCGCCGAAGAGCTTGTCGAGCAGCTTCCCCCGCCCCGCCGTGGCCGTGTCCGACACGCCGAGCGCGCGCGCTCGCTCGCGAAGGTCGTCGTCGCTCAAGGTGGCCGGGTCGGCCCCCAGCTCGGCCTCCAGCGCCTCCATGAACCGCACCCGGGCGAAGGGTGCCGCGAACGAGATCGCCGTGCCCTGAAACACGAGCTCGTCGGCGCCGTGCACCGCCCGCACGAGATCGGCCAGGAGCCGCTCGATGAAGGCCATCACGTCGTGGTAGTCCCAGTACGCCCGGTAGAACTCCAGCATCGTGAATTCCGGGTTGTGAAACCGGTCGATGCCTTCGTTGCGGAAGTCCTTCGCGATCTCGTACACCGCCTCGAAGCCCCCCACGATGAGGCGCTTGAGGTAGAGCTCGTCGGCGATGCGCAGATACATCTCGCGGTCGAGCGCGTTGTGCTTCGTCACGAAGGGCCGGGCTGCGGCGCCACCGTAGAGCGGCTGCAGCGCGGGCGTCTCGACCTCGAGAAAGCCCTCGTCGTCGAGAAAGCGCCGCAGGTGCGACACCACCCGCGCCCGGGTGCGGAAGACCTCGCGCACCTCGGGGTTCACGGCCAGGTCGGCGTACCGCTGGCGGTAGCGGCCCTCCGTGTCCGAGAAGCCGGAGTGCACGACGCGCTCTCCGGTCCCGGCGTCGACCTCCACCTTGCCGAAGGGCAGCGGACGCAGCGACTTCGACAGCAGCGTCCAGTCGTCGACCCGCACCGTCACCTCTCCGGTGCGCGTGCGGAAGGTGGCGCCGCGCACCCCGATCCAGTCGCCCAGATCGAGAAACTCGACGGCCCGGTCGAAGGCCTCGTCGCCCAGCACGTTCTTCTTGAAGTAGAGCTGAATCCGGGCGTCGCCGTCTTCCACGTGCGCGAAGGCGCTCTTGCCGTGCCCGCGCCACGCGACGATCCGGCCCGCCACCCGCACCTCGGCACCGTGCCCGTCCTCGGGGAGGCTTCCCTCGGCCTCGAGGCGCTCGAAGGCCTCGCGCGACTCCCGCGCGGTGTGCGAGCGGTCGAAGGCGTACGCGAAGGGCTCCAGCCCCCGGGCCCGGATCGCGTCGAGCTTGTCGCGACGGGCCTTCAACACCTGGTTCAGATCATCACTCATGACGACTGCTGTGCTCCGTACTGCTTGAGAAACGCCTCGATGAAGGGATCCAGCCCGCCGTCCATCACGGCGTGCACGTCGGAGTCCTTCAGTTCGGTCCGGTGGTCGTTGACCATGGTGTACGGCTGGAAGACGTACGATCGGATCTGGTGACCCCAGCCGATGTCGGTCTTGGTCGCCTCGAGGGCCGCCTTCTCGGCCTCCTTCTCCTCGAGGGCGCGCTGGTAGAGGGCCGCCTTCAGCATCTTCATCGCGGTCGCGCGGTTCTTGTGCTGCGAGCGCTCCTGCTGACACGACACCACGATCCCGGTCGGCTCGTGGGTGATGCGGATCGCGGAGTCGGTCTTGTTCACGTGCTGACCGCCCGCGCCCGACGCCCGGAAGGTGTCGATGCGCAGATCGCCCTCGTCGATCTCGACCTCGATCTCGTCGTCGATCACCGGGTACACGAACACGCTCGCGAACGAGGTGTGTCGGCGCGACTGCTGATCGAAGGGGGAGATCCGAACCAGGCGATGCACCCCCTTCTCGGCCTTCAGATAGCCGTAGGCGTACTCCCCCTTGATCTCGAGGGTGGCGCCCTTGATCCCGGCTTCCTCTCCGGGTTGCAGATCGAGCACCGACACCGAGAAACCACTCTTCTCGGCCCAGCGCGTGTACATGCGCGAGAGCATCTCGGCCCAGTCCTGCGACTCCAGACCGCCGGCGCCCGGCTGCACGGTGACGATGGCGTCGCGCACGTCGTCTTCGCCCTGGAGCATGGTACGGAGCTCCAACTCCTCCAGGGAGCGCTCCACCGACTCGAGCTCCCCGACCCACTCGGCCTCCAGATCCTCGTCGGGCTCGAGTTCGAGAAGCTCGGCCATCTCACGGAGGGTATCGACCTTTCCGCTCGCACGGGTCCAGGGCTCGATCCAGCCCTTGAGCCGATTCGCTTCGTCGATGGTGGTGCGCGCCCGGTCGGGTTGATCCCAGAAACCGGGCTCGGCCATCATGGCCTCGAGCTGCTCCAGACGAGGTACTCGCTGGTCGAGGTCAAAGATACCCCCTGAGTTCGGAGACCAGGGTCTCGACCTGTTTCAGACGTTCCAGCTGATCGGTGGTCATGCGCTCGACTCGGGTCCGGTGGAGGCGGGGCCAACGGAAAGAGGCCGCCCGTTCGCGACGGACGGCCTCCGGCTCGCCAGACGGCGGAATCTAGCCGATGGCGAAGTGTGCTTCAACCAGCGTCCACGCCCTCAGAACACCTTCTCTCCCCGGGCCAGGATCTCGTTGAGGGCATCGAACCAGTACGGGGTGCTCTCGGCGATCTCGCTCCCCACCTGCTCCACGTACTCGGCCCACGACTTCTTGATCTCGTCTTCGAAGTCGGCGTGCAGCGAGTTCCGCTCGAGCGCCACCTGATGGCGGTCGGGGTTGTAGGTGATGATGTCCGACACCAGCACGCGCGCGAGACGCTTCGCCTTGTCGTGCGGATCCCGTCTGCCGAACTGGAACCCCTGGGGCCGAGGGGGCACCACCCGAGCCGGTTCCGGCTCCGGCGTATCCGTCGACTCGGGGGCGGGATCCGGTGCCGGCGGGGCGACGTCGGGCGCGGGCATCCGAGGAGCCGCGATCGCATCGGCCACCGGGGCCTCGGCGGCGGGCGGCACCGCGGACTCGCTCCAATCGTCGCTCGTCTCCAACTCGTCGCCGAAGGCCTCGGTAAGGTCCTCGGCGGCGACCCGCGTTTCCTCTTCCACGGTGTCGAGGCGCTCCATCGGGCCGTCGGTCGGCTGCATGCCGTCGGAGTGGGTGTGTTCGATCACCCATCCCTGATCGCCCGCGGCCTCCGCCGTCGGCTCCGGGGCGGACTCCGCGGCGGGCTCGGACTCGGCGGGCGCGTCGAGTTCGACGCCCCCGGACCAGGGGTCGGGAGCGGTCTCGGCCTCGTCTTCCCACCCCGAACCGCTCCACGGATCGACCCGACCGCTCTCGGGCAGGTCGAGGCTGTCGAGTCCATCCGGGTCGAAGCTCGCATCGACCGGAGCGTCGGCGACCTCCGGGTCGTCGGCCGGCACATCGGCCACGGCCTCGTCCCAGCCGGTGGACGACGGGGGTGCGGGCTCCGCCTCGGCGGCGGGCGGTGCGACGTCCATGTCCGCTGCAGACCAGCCGGCCTCTCCATCGGAGGTCGGCCGCGCCTCGGCGACCGGTTCGTCGGCCCACGGATCCTCGTCCGGCGCCCCGGGGTGCGGTGCATCCTCCACCGCGGACTCGGCGTCCGACTCCGGCGGCGACTCGACCGACACCTCCGACTCCGCCGGCGAGTCGACCGACACCTCCGACTCCGGCGGTGCATCGGCGACCGGAGTGTCCGCGGGCATCGCCGCTGCCGCCACGGCACCCGCCGCAGCGCCCACGGCCGCCACCTCGGACGCGGGCGCCCGCATCTCCGGCTTCTCGACGAAGAAGATTCCGGCGCAGACGCTGCACCGCACCTTCACCCCGCCTTCGGGCACCTTCCGGGGATCCACGGGAAAGGAGGTGTGGCAGGCCGGGCATTCTACGGAGATGATCATCATCGTCGGACTCGCGGTGTGCGGTCGGGTCAGTCGAGAATGGGAGACGTCGCGCCTCCCGAGGATCGGCGATTCGCCATCACACCTGCACGACGGCGATCGACGACGTACTTCGAACCGGGGAGCGACTTCGCATAGGTCTTCATCTCCGCGGCGAGTT contains the following coding sequences:
- a CDS encoding protein arginine kinase, with product MSTFDAVPDLGLNWLDASGDHAEIVLSTRVRLARNLQGHAFGPRARVNDREAVLSRVRQHSDRLDSLEGATVLHMPDLDARRRTILLERRLASRELIGSADADPANGTAVVVSGRHPLNVMVNEEDHLRLQSVVSGLRLREAWSQVDRLDEELGRELPYAFHHEFGFLTSCPTNTGTGLRASVLVHLPGLVLTKEISKVLHALGQVGLTFRGLYGEGSEVVGNFFQISNQTTLGKSEEDLLDHLDQVVRKVIQHEREARQVLLRDAGSVTEDKIWRAYGLLRYARSLSFEELMNLLSGVRLGVSLKLLPELRVYTLNKLMIFTQPAHLEEAAGRDLTPSESDAHRAAFVRRILGSEGDVSPDGPESSDERPAPGA
- a CDS encoding UvrB/UvrC motif-containing protein, encoding MDCENCGEADAVIHLTQVVNNKMSSLHLCEQCAAAKGLETEGPPAASFPLQEFLAEMGGESPAPAPAPVDEKCGFCGLTFQGFRKAGRLGCPHCYISFEGHLRALLGRIHNSTQHVGKVYLPPDPTASQLERRLEGLRGQLRRAVDAEDFERAAGLRDEIRILEAEGVT
- a CDS encoding ABC transporter permease; translation: MSSPPPSGGRFRLDWFIARHYLAARRRGGRLLSLITGIALAGITVGVCALVVVTGVMSGMQEDLREKILSSTAHVTIFESGSDLRMSDWRPVLDSARAHPGVVAGSPFIFSSIRIVRDGNSRAVDLYGVPTDPEFAGGTTLESLIHSGEYDLAPRPSGMPPILLGNRVAERLQLEVGDRITVLAFENLRERMGGLPSPAVGFFEVSGTFETGMYDYDTRNVYTTLEAAQALLDLDVDDVVSGLGLQIADPDAAAELADALDDRLDSRHVVMSWVTTNAGLFSSLKIQKLAMGLILFLIVVVAAFNIVSTLVMMVADRTREIGILKSMGMTDGGILRIFVLQGAWIGVVGTAVGTTLGVVACWVLDRYEVIRIPAEVYFVDRLPVSVRLSDVAVIVAASLVISFLATLYPALRAARLQPVDAIRHL
- a CDS encoding ABC transporter ATP-binding protein, which produces MTDPLGRAAPPLEAVDVHKRYPGPAGGTLEVLRGISLTVEAGEAVAIIGASGAGKSTLLHIIGALDLPTEGDVRLGGTSIAGLAPTELAAVRNRHVGFVFQFHHLLKEFTALENVMMPRLIAGGRPADERAVARGLLAAVGLESRVDHKPTEMSGGEQQRVAVARALANDPLLLLADEPSGNLDHHTSQSLHDLLFDIREQRGTSMVLVTHNLELADRADRVLHLTEGGLESA
- a CDS encoding ABC transporter permease, whose translation is MDGGLRFDWFLARRYLSARRGGALLSFITWISLGGVTVGVTALIVVIAVMTGMQEDLRSKILSGAYHVTVETDGDGRIPGWAEVAAAAGEVEGVRSATPFLVSQVNLRRGQYSRPADLVGVPSGVPEPGTEMEREIQAGFYDLEPPASGLPPILLGSGIADAMQLFRGDTVQLLAFDNLQTTNDGSMIPKIQSFEVTGVFRSGMYEYDTRRAYTTMEATQAVLDLGADVVTGIGVALDDGDAADRAAAALSERLGAEYRVETWGTRNSALFSALKLEKLAMFLVLFLIVLVAAFNIVSTLVMVVADRTREIGILKSMGMTDRGILRVFVLQGAWIGVVGTAVGTALGVLLCVLIDRYEIIRIPPEVYFVDRLPVSLHFTDVLTIVAASVVVAFVATIHPSIQASQLQPVEAIRDD
- the lysS gene encoding lysine--tRNA ligase, with amino-acid sequence MSDDLNQVLKARRDKLDAIRARGLEPFAYAFDRSHTARESREAFERLEAEGSLPEDGHGAEVRVAGRIVAWRGHGKSAFAHVEDGDARIQLYFKKNVLGDEAFDRAVEFLDLGDWIGVRGATFRTRTGEVTVRVDDWTLLSKSLRPLPFGKVEVDAGTGERVVHSGFSDTEGRYRQRYADLAVNPEVREVFRTRARVVSHLRRFLDDEGFLEVETPALQPLYGGAAARPFVTKHNALDREMYLRIADELYLKRLIVGGFEAVYEIAKDFRNEGIDRFHNPEFTMLEFYRAYWDYHDVMAFIERLLADLVRAVHGADELVFQGTAISFAAPFARVRFMEALEAELGADPATLSDDDLRERARALGVSDTATAGRGKLLDKLFGELVEPSLIQPTFVLDHPLELSPLAKPHRESEGVVERFELYVHGAELANAFSELNDPLDQRERFEAQSSLRADGDDEAHQVDDDYIRALEYGLPPTGGLGMGIDRLVMLLADRPTIRDVILFPVLRSEE
- the prfB gene encoding peptide chain release factor 2 (programmed frameshift) gives rise to the protein MTTDQLERLKQVETLVSELRGYLDLDQRVPRLEQLEAMMAEPGFWDQPDRARTTIDEANRLKGWIEPWTRASGKVDTLREMAELLELEPDEDLEAEWVGELESVERSLEELELRTMLQGEDDVRDAIVTVQPGAGGLESQDWAEMLSRMYTRWAEKSGFSVSVLDLQPGEEAGIKGATLEIKGEYAYGYLKAEKGVHRLVRISPFDQQSRRHTSFASVFVYPVIDDEIEVEIDEGDLRIDTFRASGAGGQHVNKTDSAIRITHEPTGIVVSCQQERSQHKNRATAMKMLKAALYQRALEEKEAEKAALEATKTDIGWGHQIRSYVFQPYTMVNDHRTELKDSDVHAVMDGGLDPFIEAFLKQYGAQQSS
- a CDS encoding zinc-ribbon domain-containing protein, which translates into the protein MMIISVECPACHTSFPVDPRKVPEGGVKVRCSVCAGIFFVEKPEMRAPASEVAAVGAAAGAVAAAAMPADTPVADAPPESEVSVDSPAESEVSVESPPESDAESAVEDAPHPGAPDEDPWADEPVAEARPTSDGEAGWSAADMDVAPPAAEAEPAPPSSTGWDEAVADVPADDPEVADAPVDASFDPDGLDSLDLPESGRVDPWSGSGWEDEAETAPDPWSGGVELDAPAESEPAAESAPEPTAEAAGDQGWVIEHTHSDGMQPTDGPMERLDTVEEETRVAAEDLTEAFGDELETSDDWSESAVPPAAEAPVADAIAAPRMPAPDVAPPAPDPAPESTDTPEPEPARVVPPRPQGFQFGRRDPHDKAKRLARVLVSDIITYNPDRHQVALERNSLHADFEDEIKKSWAEYVEQVGSEIAESTPYWFDALNEILARGEKVF